The region ACCAAATAGAGGAAATAGGAGAAAAAGGAACCTGGTATGGTGAAACTGTTTGAGGAAGATGATGAATCTTCAGCAACTGCTTTCTGATTCATCTTATGCATTGGTTCATGCTTTATATAATAATTCCTTATTCTGAGGTTTTCCAagtcaatttatttatataaacaaaaaactaCTTTTGACCCCACTTGTCATAAATAATACCATTTCACATATactttttcaaaacaaaaaaaaaaaaaaatgattagtGCAAAAATCTATTCATTGGAACCAAATAGAGCAAGTAGGAGGAAGGAACCTGAGATGGTGAAACTGTTGAATCTTGAGCAATTAAATCACCTTTTCCACAACTCAGCAACTGCTTTCTAATTCATCTGATGCAACGATTCATGCTTTATATAATAATTCCTTATGCCTAAGTCTTTCCACGTCaatttatttacataaagaaAAAACTACCTTGACCCATGTTGACAAATAACAACCATTTCGTACTtactttttcaataaaatattatattgtaataaaatatttatttgtggaccatatagaataaatatagaaaagaaatgGACCGTCGAGAGATTTGTGctctttatataataaattgcaGTTTATTAGTGGATTATTTAGTGAATGATGTCGGGCTTTTACTTTATCCATTTCCTCAATTTATTCTTCGCGCATTCTCCCAAGTCTCTATCCTCTTTAGAAAAGTGATTTTAAAtggtttattttgaaatttttttaaaatatattattttgaaagttttaGAACAAGATTTCCAAAATAAGATATCTGGAACTAAATTTTTGGAACGTAAATTTTGGAATAGAATTTTCGAAACTCATTGATCATTATCAATATTATATCCAAGTGCAAAAgtaacaaataagaaaaaagagattgaaaacaaaaaagaatttaattcgGAGGAAAAAAGGAAGTAAACAATGACCACCTCAAATTTGAGTCTAACTTTTATAACACTCTTCTCATTTTGCTTCAAAACCCACTCTTCTCTTTTCTTAGTAAACCCTAGTCGTGTCGACACCAATCCTTTCTTATCTTTAGGGTGGAAAATGAGATTCTTCATACTCCTCAACAGTTTCACCATACCAGGTTCCTTCTCCTCCTATTTGCTGTATTTGGTTGCAATCTTCTTCGATTTCAACCatgaatatatttcttttgcACTAATTAATTTTAGCTGGAGATTTTAAACGTGGGGAGACAGTCAAGGCATGAGTACCAGCTTTTTGGTTCAAAGTATTGTTAAATTCAAAGTGGgttgattttttgttgttgtgaagTATCTAATTATGCTTTAGTATATATCAAATGAACTGCCCTCAATCTTTGAACCATATGTTATGGttgaaaaatactaaattataatCCACCTAGATTTTAACTGCTTTACCGATATTGTTTATTGACCAGTGCGTACTTGATGATATTTTTAGTAAGTAGTGagaaattttctctcttttgcttgttaatgtaaaaaatgttttatatcaatttagaaaatatttgttatatcaattatgtttaagaatGCTTATTAAAAACAAGTGTTTATAGTTACGAATTACTCCaaccttaaaaatatattctaaaacccaaaatccgaaatCCTAATATTTTAAGTTACTATATCATTTTTCATGTTTCAGAATTGTAACCAAATGGAAGAACAACGGAATAgtttagaagaaaaattgaCTGAGATGCTTCAAGATGTGACTCTTCCAAACATTCAAAATGTGGATCAGCAATGCATTTATAGAGTACCGGTAAATACTAGTAATTGTTGTCCCAGATCCTACACACCTCGTGTTGTTTCCATTGGTCCTTACCATCACGCAGATAATGGGCTTAAATTGAAGGATAATGATTAAATGACTACCGAATTTGACTATAATGTTACTCCTTGACGtggaaagtaatttttaatttttttttacttgtaaaTTAGCATCAGACCCGTGCGTCAaggaaagtaatttttaatttttttttacttctaattAGCATCAGACCCGTGCATACGCATGGGATTTTTTGTTCTGTTCTGCGAAatagtttaatatatattttagtcaaTAATTAATGCTTTGTcagatatattttaatatatattttaattagtaattatttCATGGTCAGATATTTTCAGGTGCAGTTTTATATTTTGCGATACTTTGATATAATTGAAAAAGCCATAGGTTTCGTTTTTCAGTTTGAGGTTCTCCGTTAGACTTTTTCTGTTCTTTGGTCGGCTGGTTCTTTCGTGGTAGAAGATGTCGTCTTCCTGCAGATacagtttcaagaacttgttcCAGAACTTGATCTGCTTGCTAACTCCGGGTGACGTAAGTAATTAGTGACTTTTGCGATTGATATGCGTTATGAATAttggttatatatatgtttttcagTACCTCCTATTGGTTTGATGAATTCtttcattgtctttttaatGGTTCTGATAATGTCATTGATGCATAGTTTGGTTAATTTTTCTGACATGCATGTTGTATATGGCTGTGTTCTTGCACGTATGGGCATTATAGGGCTTTGGGGATTTTGAAGAAGGTTTTATGGTTGAATGGGGGTAAGAAGTTGGTTATTGGAACGAACTATTTCACCGATCCAATGGGAAATGTTATGAACTTAGAGTTCGAGGACAATTTGATTAGTAAGGGGATATTTCGAGTTCCATATGATTTTGAAGATTTCTACGAACTGGATGATTTGCATTATATATGTACCTTTTTCTGTGGTGATAGATATTTTCGAATCATAATTTTTGACACAAACTGGACTGAGATCGAATACCCTGGTTTAGGTAATAGTTACATTGCAAAGGAAGATTTAGTGTGGTCCAGGTTCTTGTCTTCATTTCGGGTGAAGTTATGTCCGACAGAGGTTAACTTTCCAACCTTATTAAATTCTTTTGTCTTGTAGTACATTTTTATTCCAATCTAATATTTTCTGTTTTTCGGAATGCAGTCTATGATTTGCTTGgatgcatattttcatttattctgGGAGAAGAAATTAATATATGGTGAAGAGATGCAATTCATAGATTCCTGttataaaacttttaagttTAAGTTTGATGTGAAAGCAAATGGTACAACAGTTTTTCGTGGTGGTATTGGAAAGATGTTTAAGTACTATAATTTGAAAGATGAAGTGTACTTGCATCTGAATTATGTTTCGAAGAATGTTTTCTTGTATAGGTTGTTTCCGTTAGAAGGAATGGAGATTGATTATAACATAAATGGTGCGTCCTGTTCTGGTAGTGGCAATGTTGGTTCAGATGTTGCTGACCCTGGTGCAGATTATTCGTTGGTTAAGTGTTTGACTGATTATGATGTTGGTGCATCGTCGCTGGTACTGTTATGTATATCTTTAATGGCATTATTGTTTTTGAGTATGCATTTTATTGTTCAGTTAATTTGTTAACATTTTGAATTGTTGTTTTCAATATCTTAATGCTTCTTTTGTTGGATCTGCATTGTCGAGGTCTAAGAAGGAGTATATTCTATCAAATGACAATGGAAACAGCTAGGAATGTTCAATTAGATGGGTTGCAAGATCAAAATCTGAATGTTATCTGGGTTCTGAATGGAAGAGATTTGTCAGTGAAAATAACTTATGCGTTGGAGACTCTATCAAGCTGGAAGTTCAAAAAGATGACGACAGAACAATAATAATTGCTAAAATTTAGGGTGTTTTTTGACTTTAGATTGGTAACGCTAAAAATAAACTTATGTGGTAACATTTTGGTGCAAGTGTGGCACAAGTacttttaattatgtttgcAATTTTGGTTTGTTATGTATGGATATCTTTATTTTGGTGGATGAAGTAATTGGTTTTTGAAATTTGGAACTTTTGATGTATAGTAATCGTTTGTGATACTTAATGGTTGGATTTTTGTTTCTCAAATGTTGTATAAAAAGTATtggttttttaaaaatgaaatagtaaattttttttattataataatgaggCGTTACGATAATTGATTAGAGTGTTACAATGAATATATAGATGAAGTTATGAAATGATGAATAGATAGATGAATCGATTGATTATAACAACAAACGTAATGTATTTTGACAAATGAATGTGTAATGGTTTACTTagattaaatatcaatattagttgaatataacattttttaatctcaatGTATTTCGAATGTGGCTTTCGTAAATGACCATTTTTAAGAGCAATGTCTTTGATGCAGGATATGGTTCGAATATCCAAGTGTACCGTATTTTGGCATGTGTATTAGTAGTTTTAATACGGGTATTCAAATAGTGGTGGTgtatatagaaattaattagGTGTCATTAGGGTCAAAATAGTAATATTCATTGTTGCGTTGTTGGTTGGTGTTGTTTTAAATGATGGGGAATCGTTTTTGGGTATCATTGTTTTATATCATTTAAGAGATGAAGATGGGGAGAACGAAGAGGGGAAAGCAAGTGTAGTGTAAGCAGCAAGAACAGGTAATTTTTCGTTTTGATTTCGTTCGACATTTTCATTCTTAATAATTAACGAtatgtcttttttttaaaaaaaatgcaagagcaacaatgttttataaaaattgtgtatttttttttatttttttatatttgttgttaTGTAATATGTATGGCTATTGCAGATCTGGAATAGATATAGAGAGGTGCATATACTATATAATGTTGAGACATAATACAATGATAAAGATATAGGTTGCTTCCAGTTATACATTCTGGAAGACTTCCTTGAAAACAACATTTGTTGTATGAGACAAAggtcttttttctttatcatggATTAATATCTTTAATCCTGATTTACTCTGAACCCTAGAAACTACAACATATAACTGACCATGGCTAAATACTGGTGTGGGTAGGTATAATCCTACCGAACCTAATGATTGTCCCTGAGATTTGTTTATTGTCATGGTGTAGGATAACATGATTGGAAATTGCCTTCTAATTAGCTTGAATGGCCATGGGGACTGGGATGGGGACATAGATATTCTAGGTATATATACTTCATTTCCATTGTTGTTCACTGTAATAGGCTTTGCACCAATGACATGATTTACCAGTCTAGTAATAATTAATCTGGTTCCGTTGCACAGACCCTCAAATTGATCCAAATTTCTTAATAACATTATGGGTGATCCAATTTTGAGTTTGATGTTATTATGACTTGGCAATCTTGAAATAGTCAATAAGTTTAGAAATTCTAGTGTAATGACATCCATGTCATCATTTGTGAAATTGTCAGATTTATCAATTGAATCTGCACTAAGATATTCTTTCGGTTCTCCTACAAAACAATattagtgttattttttttgttgttgcatgTATTATAGTATATAATGGAGTTAGGcgaataaaatatactttaccTGGGATCAATGACAAAATGTAGTCATTGATTTCATCAACAGTCTCGATTCTACTGGCCAATATTGCTCTGCTCTTTAGATAGTTTTTATCACTGTAATTTTGAATTAGTTCTGGATAAGTGGAATCCACAATTGCTTGAAGAGGATCACTGAATTCTATTATCAGAAATTCATGTGGTATTTCGATTTCAACCACTCCATCATTTGGTTCACACAACTTTCCATCTCCAAGTTTAACAATCCAATCAGAGAATTGTTCAATTTCTGTTGCTGTAGATTTTTTGAGTCCTGATTGCATAAGTCTCATGTTCTTGGACAATGTCAATACCTGATAGTGATTCCATAGGTATGACGCATTAATTGTAGCATGGACTATATCTGATCGACTTCCTCTAGGAATGACAGGTATAATCTGTCTAAAATCACCTCCAAATACAACTACTTTCCCTCCAAAAACTGAATTACATGTTAGATCATCTTTCATAATGTCTTTTAATGTTCTATCCAGgtcttcaaaacaaaatttgtgtgccattggtgcttcatcccatATTATAA is a window of Vigna unguiculata cultivar IT97K-499-35 chromosome 4, ASM411807v1, whole genome shotgun sequence DNA encoding:
- the LOC114182577 gene encoding uncharacterized protein LOC114182577 isoform X1 — translated: MGNVMNLEFEDNLISKGIFRVPYDFEDFYELDDLHYICTFFCGDRYFRIIIFDTNWTEIEYPGLGNSYIAKEDLVWSRFLSSFRVKLCPTESMICLDAYFHLFWEKKLIYGEEMQFIDSCYKTFKFKFDVKANGTTVFRGGIGKMFKYYNLKDEVYLHLNYVSKNVFLYRLFPLEGMEIDYNINGASCSGSGNVGSDVADPGADYSLVKCLTDYDVGASSLVLLCISLMALLFLSMHFIVQLIC
- the LOC114182577 gene encoding uncharacterized protein LOC114182577 isoform X2; protein product: MGNVMNLEFEDNLISKGIFRVPYDFEDFYELDDLHYICTFFCGDRYFRIIIFDTNWTEIEYPGLGNSYIAKEDLVWSRFLSSFRVKLCPTESMICLDAYFHLFWEKKLIYGEEMQFIDSCYKTFKFKFDVKANGTTVFRGGIGKMFKYYNLKDEVYLHLNYVSKNVFLYRLFPLEGMEIDYNINGASCSGSGNVGSDVADPGADYSLVKCLTDYDVGASSLV
- the LOC114180745 gene encoding ATP-dependent DNA helicase PIF1-like, with translation MLVCDSLNRPDQVWEKTWHWLSDGILHKERITTANPELQLSNDTLKNLTLSEIEDLLLKNRRSLKQFPSMPYPDAFATTNCGSDVAHLLRVAHLIIWDEAPMAHKFCFEDLDRTLKDIMKDDLTCNSVFGGKVVVFGGDFRQIIPVIPRGSRSDIVHATINASYLWNHYQVLTLSKNMRLMQSGLKKSTATEIEQFSDWIVKLGDGKLCEPNDGVVEIEIPHEFLIIEFSDPLQAIVDSTYPELIQNYSDKNYLKSRAILASRIETVDEINDYILSLIPGEPKEYLSADSIDKSDNFTNDDMDVITLEFLNLLTISRLPSHNNIKLKIGSPIMLLRNLDQFEGLCNGTRLIITRLVNHVIGAKPITVNNNGNEVYIPRISMSPSQSPWPFKLIRRQFPIMLSYTMTINKSQGQSLGSVGLYLPTPVFSHGQLYVVVSRVQSKSGLKILIHDKEKRPLSHTTNVVFKEVFQNV